The following proteins are co-located in the Fusobacteria bacterium ZRK30 genome:
- a CDS encoding META domain-containing protein produces the protein MKKVLLILALSGFIISCSANKPMETGTDSVSIEVIQKEFTGTTWKLSKYLSDEKLKDVTATSKADLRFEDGKFNGDASVNRYFGSYILNNNELNMGKIGSTMMMGPEDAMQQEYAFTSLLQKVTSYEIVGEELKLLSEGEVILVLTAVEEVEENK, from the coding sequence ATGAAAAAAGTATTATTAATATTAGCATTATCAGGTTTTATCATCTCGTGTTCTGCTAATAAGCCGATGGAAACAGGAACAGATTCAGTAAGTATAGAGGTTATTCAAAAAGAGTTTACAGGAACTACTTGGAAGTTATCTAAATATTTATCAGATGAAAAATTAAAAGATGTAACAGCTACTTCAAAAGCTGATTTAAGGTTTGAAGATGGAAAATTTAATGGTGATGCAAGTGTCAATAGATACTTCGGCAGCTATATACTAAATAACAATGAACTTAACATGGGCAAAATTGGATCAACTATGATGATGGGACCTGAAGATGCTATGCAACAAGAATATGCATTTACTTCACTTTTACAAAAAGTTACATCTTACGAGATCGTAGGAGAAGAATTAAAACTTTTAAGTGAGGGAGAAGTTATATTGGTTTTGACTGCTGTAGAAGAAGTGGAAGAAAATAAATAA
- a CDS encoding histidine phosphatase family protein, translating into MNTEIFLIRHGETIWNTKKLIQGQLDSPLTDNGIHQSNLLSQRMKKINPDIIYTSDLKRAVDTANIINQHIDKDIIEISGVRERHWGIFQGANWPKIKKFFPTQYKYYRNDSKNYMIPNGESYNQVTKRTMESLVDIIENHKDQKIVIVTHGGVISPLIRALLCIPYETHRKFMISNSSITKLVYNDFGFSIVSLGDIAHLEGEEQILDELKEN; encoded by the coding sequence ATGAACACAGAAATTTTCTTAATTAGACATGGGGAAACTATTTGGAACACTAAAAAATTAATACAGGGTCAGTTAGACAGTCCCTTAACAGATAATGGTATCCACCAATCTAATCTTTTATCCCAGAGGATGAAAAAAATAAATCCCGATATAATCTATACCAGTGATTTGAAGAGAGCTGTTGATACAGCGAACATAATAAATCAACATATAGATAAAGATATCATTGAAATTTCTGGAGTCAGAGAAAGACATTGGGGGATATTTCAGGGTGCTAATTGGCCAAAGATCAAGAAATTTTTTCCTACTCAATATAAGTACTATAGAAATGACAGTAAAAATTATATGATTCCAAATGGAGAATCTTATAACCAGGTTACTAAAAGAACTATGGAGAGTCTTGTGGATATTATTGAAAATCATAAAGATCAAAAAATAGTTATAGTTACACATGGTGGAGTTATCAGTCCATTGATTAGAGCTTTACTCTGCATTCCCTATGAAACACACAGAAAATTTATGATATCTAATAGCAGTATAACCAAGTTAGTTTATAATGATTTTGGGTTTTCTATAGTCTCTTTAGGTGATATAGCACACTTAGAAGGGGAAGAACAAATATTAGATGAATTGAAAGAAAATTAA
- a CDS encoding TIGR01212 family radical SAM protein (This family includes YhcC from E. coli K-12, an uncharacterized radical SAM protein.), giving the protein MRWGEKRYNSLNYFLREKFGEKIYKVSLDGGFTCPNRDGTLSKKGCIFCSDSGSGEFAGSRKKSITDQIEEQLKLISKKFPHGNVIAYFQNFTNTYGDLEYLRKIYEEALSHPRVVGLAIATRPDCIDDGILDLLEELNNKTFLWVELGLQTTDEKTAIKINRGWKLDVFDNMMEKLNNKNIKVVAHIILGLPNESHKTMLDSIRYIVKKKVWGVKFHLLHIIQNTNLEKLYIETKFHTLTKEEYIDLIGKGIKILDKDMVIHRLTGDGSRETLIEPRWSLDKRNVLNSIEKHLKEKNISQGE; this is encoded by the coding sequence ATGAGATGGGGAGAAAAAAGATATAATTCATTAAATTATTTTTTAAGAGAAAAATTTGGAGAGAAAATATATAAAGTTTCTTTGGATGGAGGATTTACCTGTCCCAACAGAGACGGAACATTGAGTAAAAAAGGATGTATATTTTGCAGCGATAGCGGAAGCGGGGAGTTTGCAGGGTCTAGAAAGAAAAGTATAACAGATCAGATTGAGGAACAACTGAAATTGATCAGTAAAAAATTCCCCCACGGAAATGTTATCGCTTATTTTCAAAATTTTACAAATACATATGGAGATTTAGAATATTTAAGAAAAATATACGAGGAAGCACTTTCTCACCCTAGAGTAGTGGGATTGGCTATAGCAACCAGACCAGATTGTATAGATGATGGGATCTTAGATCTTTTGGAGGAGTTGAATAATAAAACTTTTTTATGGGTAGAATTGGGCTTACAGACTACAGATGAAAAAACAGCCATAAAGATAAATCGAGGATGGAAGCTGGATGTATTTGACAATATGATGGAGAAATTAAACAATAAAAACATAAAGGTCGTTGCTCATATTATTTTGGGACTCCCAAATGAAAGTCACAAAACTATGTTAGATTCTATAAGATATATAGTCAAGAAAAAAGTATGGGGAGTAAAGTTTCATCTTTTACACATAATTCAAAATACAAATTTAGAAAAGCTGTATATAGAGACGAAATTCCATACTCTGACTAAGGAGGAGTATATAGATCTCATAGGAAAAGGTATCAAAATTTTAGATAAAGACATGGTCATCCACAGGCTCACCGGAGACGGGAGTCGTGAAACTCTCATTGAACCCAGATGGAGTCTGGATAAAAGAAATGTTTTGAATTCCATAGAAAAACACCTCAAAGAAAAAAATATATCACAAGGGGAATAG